A stretch of the uncultured Cohaesibacter sp. genome encodes the following:
- the sucC gene encoding ADP-forming succinate--CoA ligase subunit beta has product MNIHEYQAKAILKGFGAPVSNGVVIHSADEAAAAVESLPGPVWVVKSQIHAGGRGKGKFVEESAGEKGGVRVCFSKEEAIENAQKMLGAHLVTEQTGSEGKQVNRIYIEDGSDIERELYLSLLVDRGCGQVAFIVSTEGGMDIEKVADEAPEKILNLPVNPDHGVTSEMALQICDKLGLEGTAREDGLMLFPMLYAEFVEKDMAMLEINPLIINGKGHLTILDAKVSFDGNALFRHPQLLELRDMTEEDDKEIEAFNHDLAYVALEGNIGCMVNGAGLAMATMDIIKLYGGEPANFLDVGGGATAQKVAAAFKIITSDPNVQGILVNIFGGIMRCDTIAEGVLSAVREVGLQVPLVVRLEGTRVVEGKKLINDSDLNVIPADDLNDAAQKIVAAVKGA; this is encoded by the coding sequence ATGAATATTCATGAGTATCAGGCGAAGGCCATTCTGAAGGGATTTGGTGCGCCCGTTTCTAACGGTGTCGTTATCCATTCTGCGGATGAAGCGGCTGCTGCTGTTGAATCACTGCCTGGACCTGTCTGGGTGGTGAAGTCCCAGATCCATGCCGGTGGGCGTGGCAAGGGCAAGTTCGTTGAAGAATCGGCAGGTGAAAAAGGTGGTGTTCGCGTCTGTTTCTCGAAAGAAGAAGCGATCGAAAACGCCCAGAAGATGCTCGGAGCGCATCTTGTCACCGAGCAGACCGGTTCAGAAGGCAAACAGGTCAATCGTATCTATATCGAAGACGGGTCCGACATCGAGAGAGAGTTGTATCTGTCGCTTCTGGTAGACCGTGGCTGCGGCCAGGTCGCCTTTATCGTGTCTACCGAAGGTGGCATGGATATCGAGAAGGTTGCCGATGAGGCGCCGGAAAAAATTCTCAACCTGCCCGTCAATCCGGATCATGGCGTGACCTCCGAGATGGCGCTCCAGATCTGTGACAAGCTCGGCCTTGAGGGCACCGCACGCGAAGACGGCCTGATGCTGTTTCCCATGCTGTATGCGGAATTTGTCGAAAAAGACATGGCTATGCTTGAGATCAACCCCCTGATCATCAATGGCAAAGGTCATTTGACCATTCTGGATGCGAAAGTGTCCTTCGATGGCAACGCCCTGTTCCGTCATCCGCAGCTGCTTGAGCTGCGTGACATGACCGAAGAGGACGACAAGGAAATCGAAGCCTTCAATCATGACCTTGCTTATGTTGCTCTTGAAGGCAATATCGGCTGCATGGTGAATGGTGCCGGCCTTGCCATGGCAACCATGGACATTATCAAGCTGTATGGCGGCGAGCCTGCCAACTTCCTTGATGTTGGTGGTGGTGCTACTGCGCAGAAAGTGGCCGCAGCCTTCAAGATCATTACGTCCGATCCGAACGTTCAGGGCATTCTGGTGAATATTTTTGGCGGCATCATGCGGTGTGACACCATTGCTGAAGGCGTTCTGTCTGCCGTTCGCGAAGTGGGCCTGCAGGTGCCGCTTGTGGTGCGTCTGGAAGGAACCCGTGTGGTTGAAGGCAAAAAGCTCATCAATGACAGCGATCTAAATGTGATCCCTGCCGATGATTTGAATGACGCAGCGCAGAAGATCGTCGCTGCTGTGAAGGGGGCGTAA